One genomic segment of Bacteroides caccae includes these proteins:
- the ilvN gene encoding acetolactate synthase small subunit, with translation MSDKILYTIIVHSENIAGLLNQVTAVFTRRQINIESLNVSASSIKGVHKYTITAWTDKDTIEKVVKQIEKKIDVIQAHYFTEDEIYFHEIALYKVSTPAFQENPEASKLIRRYNARIVEVNPVFSIVEKNGMSEDITSLYGELRVLNCVLQFVRSGRVAITTSCFERVNEFLDGREAKYNESKNLQE, from the coding sequence ATGAGTGATAAAATATTATATACAATCATTGTTCATTCTGAGAATATTGCCGGATTGCTGAATCAGGTGACGGCTGTATTTACCCGTCGGCAGATCAATATCGAAAGTTTGAATGTTTCTGCTTCATCTATCAAAGGTGTGCATAAATATACAATCACAGCTTGGACAGATAAGGACACTATTGAGAAGGTAGTGAAACAGATAGAGAAGAAAATCGACGTGATTCAGGCGCATTACTTCACGGAAGATGAAATATATTTCCATGAAATCGCATTATATAAGGTGTCTACTCCTGCTTTTCAGGAGAATCCGGAAGCGTCCAAGTTAATCCGTCGATACAATGCTCGTATAGTGGAAGTAAATCCGGTATTTTCCATTGTTGAGAAGAACGGGATGAGTGAAGATATAACCTCGCTTTACGGTGAACTCCGGGTATTGAATTGTGTTTTGCAGTTTGTTCGTTCGGGGCGTGTGGCGATTACCACCAGTTGTTTTGAACGGGTGAATGAGTTCCTCGACGGACGGGAGGCAAAATATAACGAAAGTAAAAACCTACAGGAATAA